The DNA region TTGGTTGATAAATTATCTCAAAAACGTGGTGATAAAGTTGCCGGTAAGGTTCTTACGGATGATcgtttcaaagaaatgtttGAGGACGAGCAGTTTCAagttgatgaagatgattaTGATTTCAAGCAATTGAACCCAGTCAAATCtatcaaagaaacagaagaagGTGCTGCTAAACGTATCAGAGCCTTGACTGCTGCCGAAGAATCTGATGAGGAAAGAATCGCTATGAAGGACAGCAGGGGTCACTATGACTACGAAGATGAGGAAtctgacgaagatgaagaatctgatgatgaagaaaagaagaatgtgGATAAGGAAGAATTGAGTGAAAAGGATTTGAGAAAGATAGAAAAGCAAAGAGCACTAATCGTACgtagaaagaaagaaaaggaacaaaGTGAACGATTTATGAATGAAATGAAAGCAGGTCCTTCCGTGGGAACGCAAGAGGGCGAAGGTGCTCATGTTACATTCGGTGAACAAGTCGGCGAATTACacgaagaggaagatgGGAAGAAGTCTAAGGAATCTATCTTACATCGTAATCATCGTGGTGAAGCAGAACTTACGTTTGTTCCccaaagaaagagcaaaaaGGATAGACACAGTAAAACCAAACGTCCTGAAAATTCATCGgacgaagaaaatgttgATGAGGACGGTAATAAGAAGGACAACGGTAGATCAAGAGCtagatttgaaaatagaagaaGGGCTAGTAAAAACGTGTTCCGTGGCATGtaagtatataaaaaaaaataaaacactCATACTTATTTATACgcttttcaataaaagtNNNNNNNNNNNNNNNNNNNNNNNNNNNNNNNNNNNNNNNNNNNNNNNNNNNNNNNNNNNNNNNNNNNNNNNNNNNNNNNNNNNNNNNNNNNNNNNNNNNNNNNNNNNNNNNNNNNNNNNNNNNNNNNNNNNNNNNNNNNNNNNNNNNNNNNNNNNNNNNNNNNNNNNNNNNNNNNNNNNNNNNNNNNNNNNNNNNNNNNNNNNNNNNNNNNNNNNNNNNNNNNNNNNNNNNNNNNNNNNNNNNNNNNNNNNNNNNNNNNNNNNNNAAATTGGGAAAAGTGATAAGCAAATGAGAGGTTACTAACTAGAAGATAGTCTAAACCATAGGTTGTAgttgttttcaatgatttgATCCGAGATCAAACTATTGTCATTGGTATCGTTTGACCTTGGTAAATCATTTTCGTAGCCCAAGTGTGCCTTTGAATGCAATTGGTAGCCGGAGTCGAGTTTGAGACAGTCGGTTAGGTTCAAATAGTGTTCATTAGTATCGTCGTAGCCGTTGACGTGAGTGGAATGGAATTCCTTTTTAGCGTTTGCGACACCATCTTGGGGCAGCAGCAATGGGGAAATGAGCAAAGAATCTAACTTATCCAATTCGTCAAAGGGAATAGTTGATGACGatggagaagaagataatgaagTGGCCGGCTCGAAAAGGTTTGATGCAgttatatttttggaaTATGAAAACGGAGGGGTGAGATCTTGCGAATGAGAAGtctttatcttcttgtGTAGGTGAGACAATAGCTTCTCATTTAAAGGGTTTGAGTCCTTGAGCTTACAATCTTCGGAGCAATACAGTTTATCCGACTGCGAATTGTTCTTGGTTTCATTGTCCCTTTGGATTTTCttattgctattgtttgttttctgtGGAGATGAAGGAATAAGACGATCACAAACAGTGCAGTAATCGTTGAATGCGGTGCTCATTATTTATAATATGCAAAATgggggaaaaaaaaatagtatcGTGAGGAAATCTAGAAGAAACctaaaaagaatgaagataGAAGAATAAAGTAACTATTCTTGGACTTTTTctgtaagaaaaaatgtataGTTAGGTAGTGAAGTTTATATTtctatattcttttctctttatttttttttattcttgttttattttatcttttcaCAGGTGTGCTATTTATAACTTATTGTGACAATAACTATTTCTAACCTCTTTAACTAAATCAAAGGGAAGATAATATATCAATAGTAAGGATATCTGCCAATTTAAACGTATATATGTGTTTGTCAATCTGATgatataaatataattGAAGCGCCTAGactacaagaaaaaaaaattcctaGAAGTGGGACGGTGAAACAAAGAAGCTCAGTAGTCTTTAAATATAAGAGGCACCAAGTTTCAAGTCTCCACGTTCCAGCTGAAGATCGTAAAAACAAGTACCCATTTGGGAAAAAAGGCCGGCCTAATGGTAGGGAAAAAGAGGATGGGTAAGGGCAAGAAGGGCAATGAGCAATTGGGAATGTAAACGAATGCATTGAAAAAACGCACTCTAAATTGCACTCGGGGAGAACCCCATAgtagaaaaagacaaaaatcGAATGATCGCAACCAGACCCGCAAAGGCGATGAGATGGACCACGAAGGGCGGTAAAAAACACGGTAGCAAATACACCCGAGTCGTGTGCCCTcactaaaagaaaaacaaacaaaaagctCTCTCCGCTTCCGCGGTAACCCATGGTCACGATGAATTCTGCCTCCAAGTATTTTTAGCCCTAGGCTAGAGCGGGTTTTTGACCGGCCGGAGAACCGAATCTTCTGGAACAAATGTGAAAGGCGCACTACAAAGGACTTTTCGTTGAGGGAAGAGCTTCCCGTTGAGTTTAGGCTACGTTTAGACGACACAGGTGCACGTGTTGGAGCCGTTCTTTTTTGGCCGTCGTTTGGCACGTGGGGGCTGGTCGGTGCTCATTGGGTGGTCCAGCTGGGGTACAACGAGCAGGATCAGCGGTTTCTAGAGAGATCAGCTAAATTAGTGTTGGCAACCGGGCTTACGTAAGATGGGTACGGACACAAAAGCTGGTGACTGGTTCACGTGACCGATTGTTCTGTTGGTAGTAGGTACgtaggaaagaaaaaaagaaaagaaataggTTCTATACTATATACATGCTAAGCCTGCACCGAGGTTTTACATTAGGCCATTGAACCATTTCTGGCCCTTAGTTTTTGGTTTGCGCCTCGTAATTTCCAGTGCGCTTGTGCTCTCGTTCTTTATGAAATCGCTAGGGTTGTTCCCCTTGTACCTTAATTTAGCTTCCGAGGCCATCATTTGGAATGctttcttctgcttcttcatTAGGTCGATGCCAAACTTCTGCAAGAATCTGACGAAGGATGGTGTTAGCAGTGCCGTCAGGGGCACTCTTACGATGATTAAACTCTTGTGTACACCGTACGCGATCAGCAGTTCTGCTAACAGCGTGCTGTCCTTCATCTCTTGCCATCTTTCATTGAGCGTCTTCTTCGACGCGTCCTCTACATCATTGGCGTTTTTCGCCTGGATGGCTTCGCGGCGGGCTTGCTTCTTCCTCACTTCTTCGATCACTTTGCTTTCATCTGACCCGTCCATCCCAATTAGCTGCTTACCTCTATTCAGATAtatcttgattttttcctcaCCTAGTGAATGGACTCCTAAGAAACATAGGGGCAAATCAATACATGTTAACAGGATATATACGATCAATGCAGAATAACCGTATTTGGCCATCAACCCTTTGATACCGCGCGGttcatctttctttctttcttcacttttagtttcatcttccttAAACTCGTTGTTCTTCCCCCCACCGCTGTAGAACCTTTTGTTCCGCACCAACGAAATATTGGTCGCAGATCGTAGTAAAGGGTTCTCTCCTAATGGCGTACAGGAAAAACTGAGGTTCCTGTGTGGTATCTGACATAAGTTTCTCTGCATTGGTGAACTCACACCCCGGCATCGAAGGAATAGCCTATTGAAAACTAGTAGCGGATTATTTCTAGGCACCATCATTGCACTTACGCTGAAAGGAAACACACCCACGTGAGAAAGGAGAAAATGAACTTTAAACTTGCTCACAAATTGCTTGAGGGCATGCTACTAACAGCTTACCCTATACTTTGATCATGGAGGTGCAAGATCATACAGCTCTCGAATTTAGTAGctctaaaaaaaactgtcAATTCGGGTAACATTTGAACCCGCGTATTTCTGCATTTTTCACGCTTCCGTTGCATAACTGACTGAAATAATATGAAGTTCTATTGTagtatgtttttttatattgtttattattgataGTTAATACAAAAACAAGTAAAGGGttacatttttatttttttatttcatttctttttgtaatgatatattattaataaaataaactaAGAAAGATTGGTTACCTTAACGGGAAGTGGCAGCGACCTTTTGGAAGGCACCCTTGGCTTGTTGCTTGGAGAATTTGGAACCTTGAGTACCAACAGACTTAGCCTTTTCAGCCTTTCTGGCAGCCTTGTCagccttcttcttttccttgtcagccttcaatttttcgtcTCTGTTAGCCTTTCTAACTTCTGGCTTCAAAGCTCTTCTTTCCTTGATCAAGTCCAAAGAAGCACCAGTGATTGGTCTTTGGGCCTTGACGGTCTTTCTAGATCTCTTCTTGGCAACTTCTTCAGTGATACCTTTCTTGTGGTGCTTTCTGAACAAGACAGTCCAAGCAATTCTTCTTGggttctttctttgcttgAACAAAGAAGCAGATTTGGAGTTTTGGAATCTGAAGATCTTGGAGTCACCACGGACAAACAAAGTACCTCTACCTGGGTAGATTCTGTTACCTGAAAAGGAATCGATTTCAACCTTCATTGTTCTTCTGTATTAAAAAGATCAGAAATAAATCGTAAGGACGAAAATCCTTATgtttatttgaaattgatgttAGTATATTATTTCATAGTAatagtttcaaaagagaaagctTCAGTTGTGTTAGAAAGAGGAGAAGGACAGATTTTATTCTTAGACAGATATTTTTAGCGGATTCAGGTGCTCACATCGCCTGATAGTACATTTCGGCGTGGCGTTCCAGCTTCCATTCACATGACTATTGTTCTGTGTGCACGCTGCATCTGACTTATACACCAATTACGCCTTACCGATGTGGGCTAATGGGAACATGTTGGTCATGGGCGTCTTTGTTTTACCGTAGTAGCTTGGACGTGTCTTATTGCTTCTCATAGTTATTGTGCTGCAAAGTGTTTCATTACCTTTAGcgctttctctttcttatAGTGGGTAAGGGACATACGTTTCAATTCAAATTGTTGCTCGCTTTCTTCTATTGACCAcccaaaaataaatcacCCAAAATCTAGATAATCAATATATGCCTCTTTGTAACTATTGACTATATTAGCTCTAATTATCACTACTATTTCATGCCAGGATGCCAAACCGAGCGACACCGACGAGACAAACTCTCCATCCGGCCAGCTTGTTGCTGGAGTCTCCAGCGCGTGTAAGTGCTACAGTAATCGGTTCTGCCCGCAGTAAGAGGGCCTCCCTCTAGATAGAGCGCGTTGCTAGCTGCTAGCAACGCGCTCTATCTATGTTCTGCCCGCGGTATACTTGAacagaaaaatgaaataatatGTGAGTGTATGGGTGGATGGGGTGAATGCACGGATGCTGTCACAATTAAATCGGCAAATTCCCTCAAATTGTCATGTAAAtcgaagaacaagaacataTGTGTATACTAAGCTGAATTTCAGTGGGCATATTCAAATctctatatacgtatattAACGTATGTACCGAACACGGTAAGCTTCACATTTATGTTATCATTAGAGCTCGTTTCAGGCCAAGTGTTTTGGCCATTGTGTTACGTATAACTATATCCCGAAATATCTCGCACTATGTGATTTGGGCCGAAGATTCACAGGCAGATCAAATGTTGGTTTTTCTGAGGCAGACAACCCCTAAGTGGGTTTAGCGGACAGTGATTATATCTCAGAGGCGTTATAAGGTTCAACTTCATAGAGGGGCCTTGGTACATTTAAGTTACCATTTGataaagtatttttttacatttttgcGTGGCATTCATCACTACTATCATCaggatgaaaaaattagacAATGATGAGATGGAGGATGAAACAAATAATTCTGTCTCACTAACGAGTCTTTTAGAATTTCTCGATCCGATAGCGTCAAAAGTCGTTTCCAAATATTACCATGGCTCGAATCTTTCCAGAGCAGAACAGAAATtgagaaattttgaagGTTTTAGAAGACGTAAACCGCGCAAGGAACATCATAGCCATCTGCACCATCTGAATAGGAGTCGTTCCTTTCTGCAGCTAGAAGATTTTAAAGTGAAAGCTTTACAAAGAATTAAGAATTTAGATGAGCCTCTagattccatttttttcaaaaatagcTCGAGATTAGAGAAAGCGTTCTACCCGTTTACATTAtttaatgttttttttattgggTTTTTGATGGGTAGGTTCCCAGAATGGTTTCACATTTATTATACcatgcttttttttgtcctAATGCCCATTCGATTTTACACATATtataaaaccaaaaatcaTTACTTTTTGGCTGACTTTTGTTATTTTGTGAATATTTTATGCCTACTGTTCATTTGGATTTTCCCACATTCTTCTAGTCTTTTCCAATCGTGTTTTGCATTCACTTTTGGAACGTTATGTTTTGCTGTTATCACTTGGAGAAATTCTCTAGTAATACATTCAATTGATAAAACTACCTCATGTTTCATCCACATCATACCTCCTTGTGTCATGTATGTTATCTATCATGGATTGCCGCTTGACTACAAGATTGATAGATTCCCAGGGGCAATCATTCAAAGTTCATTGgatatcaaaaagaacattCTTTGGACATCCCTTTACTACTTGATTTGGCAATGCCTATACCATTACTTCattactttgaaaaagtccAACAAAATCAAGTCCGGTGAAAGAATGACAAGTTTTGAGTACTTAACCACTCACCAGTTCAAAAACTTCTGGGCAGTTAAATTGAGATCACCTTGGCCGATGGTGATTTATACACTCTCTCAATACTTCTACCAGTTATTTACCATGTTATTATGTGGTATATGGATTCGTTACAAGCTAGCTGCAGCTCTATTTTTAATCATTGTATTCCTTTGGGCAGCCCATAATGGGGCTACCTATTATATTGATCATTACGGGAAAAATTTCGAGAAGGAAGTTGATAGGCTACGTCTTGAAGTCGAAAATTTACAGCAAAAGTTACAACCTGATTCGGATGCGGTTTCTGATGCATCTGTGAATGACAAAGACTTTTTAACTGTCGATcataatgaagaagacgattCATCGAGTACGTCCTCAAAAAGTAATTAAGATAATTTTGTACATGCATATTTCACTCTATTTTGTGaattcattttgaaaaaggttTATTTACAAGCGctttaatatatattaatataGATTTCCATGAACGCATATATGCTGTGTGTCAACCAATGGCAAAAATGGTGACTTGGTAGTTAGAACTTGAGCTCCCGCTCTTCCCACTTTAATGCATTTGCATGCGATTTCTTATTAACCACATCAAGTAAGATCTCAACATTATTTCTATCATCGATTTCTTCCAGGGCCTTGTGCAAGTTCCTGACCATAGAATACGCCCAATTGAAACGATTTTTGGAAGATAGAACGATAGCCATTGCATCAGAATATTTTCCCTGttttgtgaaaaattcgaCCATCAAGTGTGCAAATTTCTGGTCCTTTGATATCCTAGTTCTTTGGTCAGTTTGTAAAAACGGCGTAGTCGTCCTGAACTTACCCCTGTCGTTCCATACTTTTTTAGCTAATTCctcattttgaaattccgTCGCAGCTTTCATTACCAATTCGTACATCGTGGCATCCATCataattttatatttcaGACAGGTGATGTACCATATATCATCCATTCTCAACGTTGACTCTTTCCTTATCTCGACCTCGTTTGTGGAAATGGTTCCATCTGACGTACATTTTTGACCGATATGATCAGTCAAGAGAATGTTACAATAACTCTCATATAATCGTTTTATGACAGCTTCAAATTCATGTTGTTGAAAAGTGAAGACTGTTAACCTTCGCAGGAATTCTTGTTGATGCTTTAAGTTTATGGGTATTGTCAAATAAGTGtataaagatattttgTTGAACACTCTGACGTTAATGTCatcctttttccttttagCCACTTCATACATGATTctaaatttgaaatcattTAAATCATTTGCATCCCTGGCAAAAGAATCGAACAACtgttcatctttttttactgCTTCTCGTATTGTTTCATTCGTAGATGTCAATGTATGAAATGTTCCTCCATTTTCGAGGTTGAAATTCCAAACTGCATTAGATTCCGCCAGTACTTGCGCTTCTAAAGTCAAACTATTaattggaagaaatggCAACTTAAATCTGACAGACTTGTTAGTATCATCCAATCTTCCGGCGGAGTCGAACTCACTTAACAATCTCCTTCTCAACTCAATACCTTTCTCGTAGCCAGATAACACTGGCAATTTTCTAGGATCAAAGTTTGCATAAGCAAGCATTAAGTAATTTAGCATCTCGGGTAACAAAACAGATTTCCATATCCTGTCTTGGTCTTTGGAAATGTTTCCATTCCAATGTGCGCAAACAGTTTTGTACTTTTTCCCAATAAATAAGTAATACAGAGCTCTACTCAACTCGACGTCACCGTCATATGCGGCTAATGCCATCATAGCCAGAAATAAGTTTAACTCATCATTTTTGTGTCTataaagctttttttcttctaacTCATGAAGATATTTCCATCCCAACAGTCTTAGAGAGCTTGGTTTGCCCTCACTTACAATGGTATTACTGCTTGAAGTAGCTAAAACCCTCGCCATCATTATATAAGTGTCAGTTGTGGGTTTGATATTatggtcttgtaattcttgAAATAAATCTAAGGCCTTTGGaaaattcttttccttttcacATACTTGTAGCATGGTGTTATATGTGCGTATGTCAGGGAAGTGTTTTGTggataaaaatttcattgtGTCAAAAGTATTCCAAGCTTGTTTAGTCATTTCCCCCTTTCTAGAATAGAATTGTATCACGGTAGTTaagttttgtttgtttggcGATATGTCATAAATATCCTTAAACCTTACAATGAAATACTCCATGTCTTCGAAGCTCGAGCATTTGCTTGAGTATTTTAGGCAGTTATTGAATATTAGTTGGGTCATCTTTGGTTTTCGCAGAGGTGGTCCTTCATTTTTAGCACGTCTCTCTTCAATTATTTTCAAGGTGTTATCATACCTCTCTAGtaattgtttcattttgagTATGACTTTGTCGTTAATAGTAGCATTCTGATTCGAGCTGCTTGGTCTTAAGTTCCCTaaattgttgaaaatgCATTCATACATATGAGTGTTGAATTTAGCAACGTCTCCGTCAATTTGCTCCAACAGCATTTCATCCAATTGAAGGATACTATGGAATGGCAAAACTTTTATTGTATCCTTTAACCAAACGGACATTTCCTTGGAATCAGTGTTTTTTAGTCTTTCACCACTGGTATAAAGTTTATCTATGATAGGTGCCCAGTTCCTCTGAGATTTGTCGAGAATACTTTTCGCAAGAACGTCGTCATCGGCTACTCTTTCTCTTATTACTTTCGGTACAAGATAATTAACCTTCtctgaaaatgaagattgGATCAAACTGACCAGATTTCCGGTACCCTTATTCTCAGTTACAGGTGCTTCATTTTCGAAAGAGATGTTTCTGCTAATATCGAGAGTTCTAGCTTCCTCAGATATTGACGCCGCATCGTTGACTTTATAACTAGCTAACTTTGGCGACTTGACATTGTGAATACGGCTCTTTAGGTTCTTGGTAAATTCCCTTAGTTGTGCTAACTTAAACTCAACTTCTTCGGAGGATATACTTTTGTCTTTGCCGAGGGTTTCCATTATATTTCTATCATCTTCCATTTGTAAGGTAGATCTAAAACGCCTATTTATGAGTTGTTTCGATAGCGCAAAGGCCAGGTCAAGTGAAAGACACGGTACATTAGGTTTGAGGCCACATCTGACCATGTACATGATTAAATGTATCTATATTCGCTTGCAAGGGCCTTGAAGTCAGACTAGTTTGCAGTGGTTTATACTCAGTAgttatattttgaatattttgacCTTCTTATTTTTCCACAGCTTTACCCGGATCTGAACTCAGAGAGACAATAGCACGTATAAGATCTAATCCAAACATCAGGTACTCTCTAACATTAGCCTTTGTGTGCAACCCCATTTAGCAAGCGTTTTGAATAGTTGTTCATTCTCAAATTCATAAAGGCGCATAACACcacaaaagacaaaaaaaacagaactAAATATGAGAGGAGCTAACtgtattcttctttatgaGCTATTTTGTGATTGAGTTATagaattttcttctcaaagATTGGGTGGTTGGTTCTTCTCTGCTGAGAATTCTATATGAAATGCGCATCTCGGAACAAGTGCACACCATTACTTTGTTAAACGTCTTACCAAAAATACCAATAGAATTTGCAGAAAGCGGGATGGTACTAGGCTATTAGACAGAAAGGTATATTTACCTTCAGAAAATGTACTTTGAATACATTATGGGCACATGGCGCAGTTGGTAGCGCGCTTCCCTTGCAAGGAAGAGGTCATCGGTTCGATTCCGGTTGCGTCCATTTTTGTTGACCAGCGTATTAAGAATACATTCGTTCCTTTCTCAACAGATAACTCTTTTTGGaggtttatttttttatataacgTAACTCGATACTTATTTCCAAACTATCACATCgttctctctctttttttttttttatttatattttacgtctataaaggaaaattaTGGTGATTACAAAATACTGCATGATgagttcttctttttcttcattttttgctGTAAAGATGAGTTAGAATCTGTTCTGTTGGTAACCCCGGGTTTAGAAGCTGGGTGTGATGGTTTACGCTTTTCATTAACTGATgtagatttttttgtcttggcTTGGCCATGTGATGACTTATTATATAAATCTCTGGAtgattgtttattttttgattgctttgtatctttttttgcagAGCTAGGAAGCCTAGACGATGAAGCGTGGTTCATATCAAACTGTTGGCTTTGATTTCTTGCGTCTTTAATGGCAACACTTTCCATTTCATTCCGAATGATTTGTCTCACCAGATCCACAAACACTTCGTCGACATTACTTCTCAATAAAGCGCTGGTTTCATAAAATGGGACTCTGCCCCATTTACTGCTTACTTCAATTCCCTCTTCTACGCTTATTACCCTTTCATTGTTTAGATCGGCTTTATTACCTATTAGGACCATTGGAACACGGTCGGAATCTTTGATTCTCAAAACTTGTTCTCTTAATTCCATCAGTTCTTCTAAAGATTGTCGGTCCGTTACTGAATACACCAAGAGGAAACCCATTCCTGATTTTATATACAGTTCTCGCATCGCTGTGAATTGCGCAATCCCTGCTGTGTCTAGGATTTCCAGATCGAAAACTTTATTATCGATCTCGATGTTCTTCCTGTAGGAATCTTCGATTGTTGGATCATACGTATCCAAATAAACTCCTTGTACAAATTGTACAGTCAAACAGGATTTACCAACACCACCTGCACCTAATACCACCAATTTGTAGTCTCTCATTATTAATATACTTTATACGCAAACTCTAACTAACCGATTATGAAAGCTAGGTAATAGAAACCAGGGTGTATTAtctttattgttgttgagTGGTGTTCCTATTGTTAAGTAAAGCTTTGAGATGAATTCTTTACCCAATATCTAAGAAAATATTGCttcattcttcttcgtgATTGAGCTttgttccatttttttttttttcgagGTTCCTgcgcttttctttttacctCTTTCGACGATAATTCGCGTTTGATGAGTCGGGGAACAATGACGAGCTGACGCGAATGACTGGGGGATTGACGTTTCTAATAAAAGAGGACGTTGATCAAAAACGTCTAGCATGTTCCTTTTATCGCAAAAGACTATGATGAAATTTGGGAATTTTGGTATGAAAACCTGTCTGAATAATTCTtacttgttcttttctttgtggTTTGTACATCCTACTCCCCTTTTTcacaaaatttttttttcttggctGAAGTGTAACCTAAATGGTACAAAATAGTCAAGACTCTTATTCTAGGCAAAGCTGGTGAATAGGAAAGCTTGCTGCGCAAGACAACAAGCGACCAGCTTCTTCTTAATAGCAAAATATTAAATAGTAAGAATGAGTGAC from Saccharomyces eubayanus strain FM1318 chromosome VII, whole genome shotgun sequence includes:
- the GPC1 gene encoding glycerophosphocholine acyltransferase, producing the protein MKKLDNDEMEDETNNSVSLTSLLEFLDPIASKVVSKYYHGSNLSRAEQKLRNFEGFRRRKPRKEHHSHLHHLNRSRSFLQLEDFKVKALQRIKNLDEPLDSIFFKNSSRLEKAFYPFTLFNVFFIGFLMGRFPEWFHIYYTMLFFVLMPIRFYTYYKTKNHYFLADFCYFVNILCLLFIWIFPHSSSLFQSCFAFTFGTLCFAVITWRNSLVIHSIDKTTSCFIHIIPPCVMYVIYHGLPLDYKIDRFPGAIIQSSLDIKKNILWTSLYYLIWQCLYHYFITLKKSNKIKSGERMTSFEYLTTHQFKNFWAVKLRSPWPMVIYTLSQYFYQLFTMLLCGIWIRYKLAAALFLIIVFLWAAHNGATYYIDHYGKNFEKEVDRLRLEVENLQQKLQPDSDAVSDASVNDKDFLTVDHNEEDDSSSTSSKSN
- the RSR1 gene encoding Ras family GTPase RSR1; the protein is MRDYKLVVLGAGGVGKSCLTVQFVQGVYLDTYDPTIEDSYRKNIEIDNKVFDLEILDTAGIAQFTAMRELYIKSGMGFLLVYSVTDRQSLEELMELREQVLRIKDSDRVPMVLIGNKADLNNERVISVEEGIEVSSKWGRVPFYETSALLRSNVDEVFVDLVRQIIRNEMESVAIKDARNQSQQFDMNHASSSRLPSSAKKDTKQSKNKQSSRDLYNKSSHGQAKTKKSTSVNEKRKPSHPASKPGVTNRTDSNSSLQQKMKKKKNSSCSIL
- the ECL1 gene encoding Ecl1p; this translates as MSTAFNDYCTVCDRLIPSSPQKTNNSNKKIQRDNETKNNSQSDKLYCSEDCKLKDSNPLNEKLLSHLHKKIKTSHSQDLTPPFSYSKNITASNLFEPATSLSSSPSSSTIPFDELDKLDSLLISPLLLPQDGVANAKKEFHSTHVNGYDDTNEHYLNLTDCLKLDSGYQLHSKAHLGYENDLPRSNDTNDNSLISDQIIENNYNLWFRLSSS
- the CCM1 gene encoding Ccm1p, translated to MYMVRCGLKPNVPCLSLDLAFALSKQLINRRFRSTLQMEDDRNIMETLGKDKSISSEEVEFKLAQLREFTKNLKSRIHNVKSPKLASYKVNDAASISEEARTLDISRNISFENEAPVTENKGTGNLVSLIQSSFSEKVNYLVPKVIRERVADDDVLAKSILDKSQRNWAPIIDKLYTSGERLKNTDSKEMSVWLKDTIKVLPFHSILQLDEMLLEQIDGDVAKFNTHMYECIFNNLGNLRPSSSNQNATINDKVILKMKQLLERYDNTLKIIEERRAKNEGPPLRKPKMTQLIFNNCLKYSSKCSSFEDMEYFIVRFKDIYDISPNKQNLTTVIQFYSRKGEMTKQAWNTFDTMKFLSTKHFPDIRTYNTMLQVCEKEKNFPKALDLFQELQDHNIKPTTDTYIMMARVLATSSSNTIVSEGKPSSLRLLGWKYLHELEEKKLYRHKNDELNLFLAMMALAAYDGDVELSRALYYLFIGKKYKTVCAHWNGNISKDQDRIWKSVLLPEMLNYLMLAYANFDPRKLPVLSGYEKGIELRRRLLSEFDSAGRLDDTNKSVRFKLPFLPINSLTLEAQVLAESNAVWNFNLENGGTFHTLTSTNETIREAVKKDEQLFDSFARDANDLNDFKFRIMYEVAKRKKDDINVRVFNKISLYTYLTIPINLKHQQEFLRRLTVFTFQQHEFEAVIKRLYESYCNILLTDHIGQKCTSDGTISTNEVEIRKESTLRMDDIWYITCLKYKIMMDATMYELVMKAATEFQNEELAKKVWNDRGKFRTTTPFLQTDQRTRISKDQKFAHLMVEFFTKQGKYSDAMAIVLSSKNRFNWAYSMVRNLHKALEEIDDRNNVEILLDVVNKKSHANALKWEERELKF
- the RPL24B gene encoding 60S ribosomal protein eL24, whose protein sequence is MKVEIDSFSGNRIYPGRGTLFVRGDSKIFRFQNSKSASLFKQRKNPRRIAWTVLFRKHHKKGITEEVAKKRSRKTVKAQRPITGASLDLIKERRALKPEVRKANRDEKLKADKEKKKADKAARKAEKAKSVGTQGSKFSKQQAKGAFQKVAATSR
- the NAT2 gene encoding Nat2p; amino-acid sequence: MMVPRNNPLLVFNRLFLRCRGVSSPMQRNLCQIPHRNLSFSCTPLGENPLLRSATNISLVRNKRFYSGGGKNNEFKEDETKSEERKKDEPRGIKGLMAKYGYSALIVYILLTCIDLPLCFLGVHSLGEEKIKIYLNRGKQLIGMDGSDESKVIEEVRKKQARREAIQAKNANDVEDASKKTLNERWQEMKDSTLLAELLIAYGVHKSLIIVRVPLTALLTPSFVRFLQKFGIDLMKKQKKAFQMMASEAKLRYKGNNPSDFIKNESTSALEITRRKPKTKGQKWFNGLM